A genome region from Cohaesibacter gelatinilyticus includes the following:
- a CDS encoding bifunctional salicylyl-CoA 5-hydroxylase/oxidoreductase produces MRIACLGGGPAGLYFAISMKLRDPSHEVVVIERNRANDTFGWGVVLSDDALENLQINDPKSAQAIRDHFAYWDDIAVVHDGVRTVSGGHGFAGIGRKQMLVLLQERARELGVELRFESQFDTAADFKDEYDLVVACDGINSSTRSAYAEHFKPDIDVRACKFIWLGTHQKFDDAFTFIFEKTEHGWIWAHVYQFDDDTATFIVECAQETWDKFGFEAMSKEEIVRTCEEVFADHLGSHALMSNADHLRGSAVWMNFPRVLCEKWYHDNIVLLGDASATAHFSIGSGSRLAFDSAIALANYLHSEPDMEAAFKRYQEERRLEVLRLQSAARNSLEWFEEVERYLDLDPVQFNYSLLTRSQRISHENLRLRDAKWLQSAEKWFQTEAGVADNEPVRAPMFAPFKLRNMELSNRIVVSPMAQYKATDGTPNDWHLVHLGERAKGGAGLIYTEMTCVSDTGRITPGCPGLYAPEHEAGWKRITDFVHSETDAKICCQIGHSGRKGSTKLGWEGMDQPLDADNWELISASSIPWSANNATPRAMTRADMNEVTAQFVSATQMADRAGFDMIELHAAHGYLISSFISPLSNQRDDDYGGSLENRLRYPLEVFKAMRHAWPSDKPLAVRISANDWVGEDGVTPSEAVQIAKAFEAAGADIIDVSAGQTSVDAKPVYGRMFQTPFSDRIRNEAGLKTMAVGNIYEADHVNSILMAGRADLVCLARPHLTDPYWTLHAGTGIGDRHAKWPLPYEAGRDQSWRLADRDAEMVGKV; encoded by the coding sequence ATGCGGATCGCCTGTTTGGGTGGAGGACCAGCTGGTCTCTATTTTGCCATTTCAATGAAGTTGCGCGACCCAAGCCATGAGGTCGTAGTGATTGAGCGTAACCGGGCCAATGACACATTCGGCTGGGGAGTGGTTCTCTCAGATGATGCTCTGGAAAATCTGCAAATCAACGATCCAAAGAGCGCTCAGGCCATTCGCGATCATTTTGCCTATTGGGATGACATCGCTGTCGTCCATGATGGTGTGCGTACCGTTTCTGGCGGCCATGGTTTTGCGGGCATCGGCCGCAAGCAAATGCTGGTCCTGTTGCAGGAGCGTGCTCGCGAATTGGGTGTAGAGCTGCGCTTTGAGAGCCAATTTGATACGGCAGCCGATTTCAAGGATGAGTATGATCTTGTCGTGGCTTGTGATGGCATCAATTCCAGCACCCGCAGTGCATATGCCGAGCATTTCAAGCCTGATATTGATGTGCGTGCTTGTAAATTCATCTGGCTTGGCACTCATCAGAAGTTTGATGACGCCTTTACTTTTATTTTCGAGAAGACCGAGCATGGCTGGATCTGGGCGCATGTCTATCAGTTCGATGATGACACGGCGACCTTCATCGTCGAGTGTGCGCAAGAGACCTGGGACAAGTTCGGCTTTGAGGCCATGTCCAAGGAAGAAATTGTTCGGACCTGTGAGGAAGTCTTTGCCGATCATCTTGGCAGTCACGCTCTCATGTCCAATGCCGACCATCTGCGTGGATCTGCAGTCTGGATGAACTTCCCGCGGGTTCTTTGTGAGAAATGGTATCACGACAATATCGTTTTGCTCGGCGACGCTTCTGCAACTGCTCACTTCTCGATCGGCTCTGGCTCGCGTCTGGCCTTTGATAGTGCGATTGCGCTCGCCAACTATCTGCATAGCGAGCCAGATATGGAAGCAGCCTTCAAACGCTATCAGGAAGAGCGCCGGCTGGAGGTTTTGCGCCTGCAATCCGCTGCACGTAACTCTCTGGAATGGTTTGAGGAAGTGGAACGTTATCTGGATCTCGATCCGGTGCAGTTCAACTATTCTTTGCTGACCCGCTCTCAACGCATCAGCCACGAAAATCTGCGCCTTCGAGATGCCAAATGGCTGCAATCAGCCGAAAAATGGTTCCAGACAGAGGCAGGTGTTGCTGATAATGAGCCGGTTCGTGCCCCAATGTTCGCCCCATTCAAATTGCGTAATATGGAGTTGAGCAACCGCATCGTCGTTTCGCCCATGGCACAGTATAAAGCAACAGATGGCACTCCCAATGACTGGCATCTGGTCCATTTGGGCGAGCGCGCCAAAGGTGGAGCAGGCCTTATATATACTGAAATGACTTGCGTCTCGGATACAGGCCGTATCACGCCGGGCTGTCCTGGTCTTTATGCGCCAGAGCATGAAGCAGGTTGGAAACGCATCACCGACTTTGTCCATTCCGAGACTGACGCCAAAATCTGCTGTCAGATTGGCCATTCCGGTCGCAAAGGTTCCACCAAACTTGGCTGGGAAGGTATGGATCAGCCGTTGGATGCGGACAATTGGGAGCTGATCTCAGCTTCAAGCATTCCTTGGTCGGCAAACAACGCCACCCCACGCGCCATGACCAGAGCAGATATGAACGAAGTGACGGCTCAATTCGTCTCCGCAACTCAAATGGCAGATCGTGCAGGCTTCGATATGATCGAACTTCATGCTGCTCATGGCTATCTCATTTCAAGCTTCATTTCTCCGCTCTCCAACCAGCGAGATGACGACTATGGGGGCAGTCTGGAAAATCGCCTGCGCTATCCTTTGGAAGTGTTCAAAGCCATGCGGCATGCCTGGCCGAGTGACAAACCATTGGCTGTTCGTATTTCTGCAAATGACTGGGTAGGGGAAGACGGCGTTACGCCGTCCGAGGCAGTGCAAATAGCCAAAGCTTTTGAAGCAGCAGGGGCTGACATCATCGATGTCTCTGCTGGGCAAACATCCGTCGATGCTAAGCCGGTCTATGGTCGTATGTTCCAGACCCCTTTCTCTGATCGCATTCGCAATGAAGCAGGCCTGAAAACCATGGCCGTTGGCAATATTTATGAAGCCGACCATGTCAATTCCATTCTGATGGCAGGTCGTGCTGATCTCGTCTGTCTGGCTCGCCCGCATCTCACCGACCCATATTGGACACTGCATGCTGGCACTGGCATCGGTGATCGCCATGCCAAATGGCCATTGCCATATGAGGCTGGACGGGATCAGTCCTGGCGATTGGCGGATCGAGATGCCGAGATGGTTGGCAAAGTCTGA
- a CDS encoding tryptophan 2,3-dioxygenase produces the protein MSNKPYNPGSEGARMNFKDAMSYGDYLKLETMLELQHPLSDAHDEMLFVIQHQTSELWMKLALHEMSAARNALNSGDIANMFKMLARVSRIFEQLNNAWDVLRTMTPADYTKFREALGPSSGFQSYQYRMIEYVLGNRNPNMLKPHAHLPDIHEMLSDELARPSFYDDVIRLLFTTIDGPDTDIPAPQLDSPHKAVPEVQEKWKQVYENIEQYWTLYELGEKLVDLEDYFRRWRFNHVTTVERVIGFKRGTGGTAGVEYLRRMLSVELFPELWHLRGDL, from the coding sequence ATGAGCAATAAACCCTATAATCCAGGCTCGGAAGGAGCCAGGATGAATTTCAAGGACGCCATGTCTTATGGAGATTATCTGAAACTGGAGACAATGCTGGAACTGCAGCATCCATTATCTGACGCTCATGATGAGATGTTGTTTGTCATTCAGCATCAGACCAGTGAGCTCTGGATGAAACTGGCTTTGCATGAAATGTCTGCTGCCCGAAATGCTCTTAATTCAGGCGATATCGCCAATATGTTCAAGATGCTGGCGCGTGTCTCGCGTATCTTTGAACAACTAAACAATGCGTGGGATGTGTTGCGAACCATGACGCCAGCGGACTATACCAAATTTCGCGAAGCTCTCGGTCCGTCATCCGGTTTTCAATCCTATCAATATCGTATGATCGAATATGTGCTGGGCAATAGAAATCCCAATATGCTCAAGCCTCATGCACATTTGCCGGATATCCATGAAATGCTGAGTGATGAGCTTGCACGTCCGAGCTTTTATGACGATGTGATCCGCCTGCTCTTCACCACAATTGACGGTCCAGATACCGATATCCCTGCGCCGCAGCTCGATTCTCCTCATAAGGCTGTGCCGGAAGTGCAGGAGAAGTGGAAGCAGGTCTATGAGAATATCGAGCAATATTGGACGCTTTACGAGCTGGGCGAGAAGCTGGTCGATTTGGAAGACTATTTTCGCCGTTGGCGGTTCAATCATGTTACCACCGTAGAACGTGTCATCGGTTTCAAGCGTGGCACTGGCGGTACGGCTGGTGTGGAATATCTGCGCCGTATGCTGAGCGTCGAACTGTTTCCAGAATTATGGCATCTGCGTGGAGATCTCTGA
- the kynU gene encoding kynureninase, which translates to MSIQSVYRKELFDIPSDILYLDGNSLGPLPKGAVERASQVIKSEWGGELIKAWNSADWISLPKKVGDQIAPIIGAPAGSVATGDTLSIKVYQALAAALKMRPDRKIIVSDNGNFPTDLYMAQGLIGTIDKGYELRTPAPEDVADSITDDVAVVMLTQVDYRSGRMHDMSEITRKAHEAGAVMIWDLAHSAGAVPLDLAGCNAEFAVGCTYKYLNGGPGAPAFIYVRPDIIEDIQPALAGWMGHDAPFAMELDYRPAMTTERMRVGTPPIVQLSILQEALKAWEGVEMEDLRAASIALSELFIREVEQRCPQLSLASPRDPDSRGSQVSFAFDHGYPAMQALIERGVIGDFRAPNIMRFGFTPLYLNEGNVVAAAKIIEDVINHDLWQNPKYQIKSRVT; encoded by the coding sequence ATGTCGATCCAATCTGTCTATCGGAAGGAACTCTTTGATATTCCTTCCGATATTCTCTATCTCGATGGCAACTCCCTTGGTCCTTTGCCAAAAGGTGCTGTGGAGCGGGCCAGCCAGGTGATCAAATCTGAATGGGGTGGAGAGCTGATAAAGGCTTGGAATAGCGCCGACTGGATCTCTCTGCCAAAGAAGGTTGGAGATCAGATCGCTCCTATCATAGGTGCACCCGCTGGTTCTGTTGCGACCGGTGATACTCTATCCATCAAAGTCTATCAGGCTTTGGCCGCGGCCCTGAAAATGCGCCCGGATCGCAAGATAATTGTCTCGGACAATGGCAACTTTCCAACCGATCTTTATATGGCGCAAGGCCTGATAGGGACCATCGATAAAGGCTATGAATTGCGCACTCCTGCGCCGGAAGATGTTGCAGACTCTATCACGGATGATGTTGCTGTGGTGATGCTGACACAGGTCGATTACCGATCCGGACGTATGCATGACATGAGCGAGATTACCCGTAAGGCGCATGAAGCAGGTGCGGTTATGATCTGGGATCTGGCCCATAGCGCTGGTGCCGTGCCGTTGGATCTGGCTGGATGCAATGCCGAGTTTGCCGTTGGCTGTACCTATAAATATCTGAATGGTGGTCCTGGAGCCCCGGCATTCATTTATGTGCGTCCTGATATCATTGAAGATATCCAGCCTGCCCTTGCTGGCTGGATGGGGCATGATGCTCCTTTTGCCATGGAGCTTGACTATCGACCTGCCATGACCACCGAGCGTATGCGCGTCGGTACCCCGCCTATTGTTCAGCTTTCCATTTTGCAAGAAGCCTTGAAAGCATGGGAGGGCGTGGAGATGGAGGATCTGCGAGCAGCTTCCATTGCTCTGTCAGAGCTATTCATTCGCGAGGTCGAGCAGCGTTGTCCGCAGCTAAGCCTTGCCTCGCCGCGTGATCCGGATAGTCGTGGATCGCAGGTTTCCTTTGCCTTTGACCATGGGTATCCTGCGATGCAGGCATTGATTGAACGAGGTGTGATCGGGGATTTCCGAGCGCCGAATATCATGCGGTTTGGCTTCACTCCGTTATATCTGAATGAAGGCAATGTGGTTGCTGCGGCCAAAATCATTGAAGATGTGATCAATCATGATCTGTGGCAGAATCCGAAATACCAAATCAAGTCTCGCGTAACGTAA
- a CDS encoding RidA family protein, producing MGDVYQSGNFKRIEMMNLKDIQPEGWAPALGYANGILAKDGTLHIGGQIGWNENKEFIAKDFIGQMEQTLCNIVAIVNAAGGDVTDIARLTWYVKDKSEYLAKQKEVGQVYRKVFGRHFPAMAMLVINDLIEDEALIEIEATAHISK from the coding sequence ATGGGTGACGTCTATCAATCGGGAAATTTTAAAAGGATAGAAATGATGAACCTGAAAGATATTCAACCCGAAGGATGGGCACCGGCCCTTGGTTACGCCAATGGTATACTGGCCAAAGACGGGACGCTACATATTGGCGGTCAGATTGGTTGGAACGAGAATAAGGAATTTATTGCCAAGGACTTTATCGGCCAGATGGAACAAACCTTGTGCAACATCGTTGCGATTGTCAACGCGGCAGGTGGCGATGTAACAGATATTGCCCGCCTTACCTGGTATGTCAAAGACAAGTCGGAATATCTCGCAAAACAAAAGGAAGTAGGCCAAGTCTATCGTAAAGTGTTTGGAAGACATTTTCCTGCTATGGCCATGTTGGTGATTAATGATCTCATCGAAGACGAAGCTTTGATCGAGATCGAAGCCACGGCCCACATTTCCAAATAA